CCTGGGGTGAGCATTGAAGAAACCTGGGGTGAAATGCAGATCATTCATCCATCCTTCAATGATCCTTCAGTCATCCTTCAGGCAAACACCCTCAAACTCAAGCCAGCATTGGAGGAGCTTGGAGGATCATTGAAGGATGTCAGCAGGATGTCAGTAGCGGTTCAGTCGTTATTCCCTGATTTTCAGCATCCCGGCATTAATGGCCACCACGATGGTGGAAATACTCATCAGCACGGCACCCGCTGCGGGGCTGAGCAAAATCCCTGCGCCCGACAATACCCCCGCGGCCAGGGGCATCGCGATCACGTTGTAGCCCGTGGCCCAGGCGAGGTTCTGTATCATTTTCCTGTAAGTGGCTTTGCCGAACAAGACGAGGCTGGCGACGTCTTTGGGGTTGCTGTTAACGAGGATGATGTCCGCCGTTTCGGCGGCCACGTCGCTGCCCGAGCCAACAGCAATGCCTACGTCGGCTTTGGCGAGGGCGGGCGCGTCGTTCACGCCGTCTCCCGTCATGGCTACGAATTCACCTGATTTTTGCAGCTGTGCGATTTTTTCGAGTTTCTGGTGAGGGAGCACTTCGGCGAAGAACTGGTCCATGCCGAGGCTGCGCGCCACGTCTTCCGCCACCACTTTGTTATCGCCGGTGAGGAGTACGGTTTTGATGTGCTGCGCGTGCAGCGTGCGGATGGCCTCGGCGGATTCCGGCCGCACCTGGTCGGAGAGGGCGATGAAGCCCACAGGAGTATCATTGCGCAATACATATACCAATGTTTCGCCGGCGCGGATCTTCTCCGGCGGGTGCTGCAGCGCATTGGGGCTCACCACGGCGATGGCGGCGCCGTTCAGGTCGGCCGTAATCCCTTTCCCAGTGATGGCGGTAATGTTACCGGCGGGGTCCGCCGGAAGACCCAGTTCTTTTGCTTTTGCCACGATCCCCGTGGCGATGGGGTGCTCAGAGCTCTGTTCGAGCGCGTAGGCGAAGCGGAGGATGTCGTTGTCCTGCAAATCCGGCGTGAGTGAAGCATACCGCGCTACGGCGAATTCGCCAACGGTCAGCGTGCCTGTTTTATCGAAAACAAGCGTTGTGATCTTGCGGGCGTTTTCGAAAGCGGTCCTGTTGCGGATGAGGAGCCCGTTGCGCGCGGCAAGCGCCGTGGATTTGGCCACTACCAGCGGGATGGCGAGCCCCAATGCGTGCGGGCAGCAGATCACGATCACGGTTACCATCCGCTCGATGGCGAATGCCAGGGAGCTCCCGCTCCAATACCAGGCGAAAAATGTGGCGAGGCCGGCAACGATGGCAACCAACGTGAGCCAGCGCGCGGCTTTGTCAGCCAGCAGCTGCGTACGCGACTTGTCCTGCTGCGCTTCGTTCACCAGCTGGATCACTTGTTGCAGGTACGATTCCTTGCTGCCGTGCGTCACCTGGATGCGCAAGGCGCCGTTGCCGTTGATGGAGCCGGCGATCACCTTGCCGGCGGGTTGCTTCTCCACCGGCTTCGATTCGCCGGTTAGCATGGATTCATTCACCGCGCTTTCGCCTTCGGTAATAATACCATCAGCCGCGATCTTCTCGCCGGGCTTCACGAGGATAAGGTCGCCTTTCTGCAACTGATCGGTCGGTATTTCGGAAATATCTCCGTTGCGGATGAGGTGGGCGGTGGAAGGCATCAGCCTGACGAGCGCTTCCAGTTCGCGCGATGCGCCGGCAACGGAGGTCATCTCGATCCAGTGGCCCAGCAGCATAATGAGGATTAATGTAGCCAGTTCCCAGAAAAAGTCCATGCCTTCCAGCCCGAACACGGTGGCGGCGCTGTAGATGTAAGCCACGCTGATGGCGAACCCGATGAGGGTCATCATGCCCGGGTTACGGGATTTCATTTCATTCACCCAGCCTTTGAGAAAGGGCCAGCCGCCATACACGAAAATGATGGTCGACAGTGCGAACAGCAGTTTGTCCGAATAGGGGAATTGCCAGTCTACCCCCATCCAATGCTGGATCATGGGGGAAAGTAACAGTACGGGGATGGTGAGTATCAGCGTAGCGTAGAATCTTTTTTTGAAATCCCCGATCATGCCGTGATGGTCGTGACCGCCATGACCGGCATCTGCGGCATGATCGTGCATGGGCGCGGTTTTCGGTGCGGCGTGATGTACGTGTGTATGGTCTGCCGGGTGGTGGTGGTGTTCCGGGTGATGTGGAGAGGATTCGCCAGGCTTCATGGTCGTCAGGTTTGGAAAATGAAAACAAGTTTACTGGGGAGAATGTTCAAATCCCTTGCCAGTATTGGCTTTTGCCAAAATTGTATAACAGAAAACCGGAATGATGTAAATCGGTGGTTACGGCTGATGGAGGTGTTTTTCCAGCACGTGGCCGAGCGCGGTGAACTCGATAGGCTTCACGACGTAATCGCTCGCGCCTTCGCGGCGGAACCGTTCGGCGGATTCGGTGAATGCGTCACCGGAAGCGATGATGACGGGTATATGTTGCAGGATGGGATCGCTTTTAAGGTGCCGGAGCATTTCGCTGCCGTTCATGGTGGGCATATGCGAGTCGAGAATGATGAGATGCGGTGTTTTCTCCCGGGCGATGGCCAGCCCGTCGGTCCCGTTTTCCGCCGCAAGCACGTGAATGCCTTGCGAGAGGAGGAAGTTGCGGAGGATGATCTGGTTCATGCGGTCGTCTTCCACCACCAGCACCGTACTGCCCGCGAACCGTGGAGCCTTGGTTTTTACTTCTTCGCAAACGGGGAGCACCGCGCCTTCCGGAATGGGGAAAGATACGGTAAACGTCGTGCTTTGGCCCACCACGCTGCTTACTTCAACGCGCCCGCCCAGCTGCCTGGCGAAAAGCTGGGTGATGTACAATCCCAGGCCGGTTCCTTCCACGAACGTCTTCTTCACCGACACAAACGGCTCAAAAATTATCTCCTGCTTGTCTTCGGATATCCCACCGCCCTGGTCGGTGACGCTGATAAACCATTCATCTCCCGTTACCCCGCCATGCACATCGATCACGGAATCGTTGTTGGTGAACTTGATGGCGTTGGTGAGCAGGTTGTTCAATATCTGCGACAGTTTTACTTCATCGGTACGGACCGTCTGCGGCAGGCGCGGCGAAATGTGCAGGCGGATGGAAACGGATTTGGCCTGGGCGAGCAATTCGTATATACGGATGATGTTATGCAGAAAGGGCTGCGTCTTCACATCGCGGAGCTGCAATGCATCCGTTTGCCCCGATTCGATGCGCGACAATTCCAGCACATTGTTGATGATGTCTTTTACATTGAAACTGGCCACATACAAATGGTCTACCAGCCCCGCCATGGTTTCGGGTGAGCGTCCGTTCTGGATATCCATCCGCATGAGCTGCACGATGCCGAAGATGGCGTTCAGCGGATTGCGGATTTCGTGGCTCGTTTCCTGAAGGAACAGTTTCCTGGAATTATTGGATTTCTCCAGTTCGTCTTTTTTATGCCGCAATTCCGCGAGCAATGCGTTGTAAGATTTCTTGTAATGATAGATGCAAAGCAATGGAACGCTGACATGCCAGGCGATGTTGGTCCACCGCAGCGACCGGATGACGCTGTCGGATAAGAGGAGGTAGGGCGGTTTTCCGTTCAGCAGGTGCCATTCCATCATCACGATGGCCAGGCTGAGCATGACCACGGCCAGTATCTGCCGGAAATGATTTTCGATGGTGAGGTAAGTGAGGCTGATCATCGACATGCAGGCGATCATGAAGATCACGCCGGGGCCCAGCAGCCAGTCGAAATAAACTGCCCATACGGATTGGAGGAATACAAGCCACATGGTGGCGGCCTGCAGTTTGCCGAAATGATTTATTAGCATAACCGAGCTGAAGCAGAGCAAAGCCGCGGTATTGCCAAAGAAGGTGATGGGCGCGCCACTGATGAAAAAATAAATCACGCCGAGCGCAAAGAGGCTCGTGCCGATGGCGATGGCGAGGGAATTAATGATCCTCAACTGGCAGTGTTTTTCTTCAGGAACCCGCTTGACTCCTGTATCCATCAGTCGGGTGATTGCGGCGGTGATTTTCATGTTGTCAGGGTTAATAGCTCCGGCATCAGGAATCTTTATTTTTCAGGGTGTTTTTCTTCTTTCGGACCAGCTCTTTTCAAATGTAATCATTCCATCCATGCAGGCAAAAACTTAATATCCACGCCAATTTGTTTGTGTAAATAAAGAAAGGCCGCCCTTGCGGACGGCCCTCTTCTTCTTTCCTCGCCTATCACGCTAAGTCGTTTATTTCGCACCCGCCTTTTCGAGCAGGCGGATGATTTCGGTCTGTCTTTTTTGCCGCGCATGTTGCAGCGTTGTAACGCCATCTTTGTCAGCGATATTCAGGTCGGCGCCCGCATCAATGAGTAATTGCACGATTTTGATATGGTTTTCGCCCCCATTGCCCAGGATCACCGCTTCCAGCAGGCCCGTCCATCCGAGTCGGTTGATGTGGTCGATGGGGAATGTTTTGTCTTCCAGCAGCGCAATCACCGTTTCCACATGCCCGCGCTCGCAGGCGGGAATGAGGGCGGAACCGCCATAACGGTTATAGACGGTGTAATCCGCGCCGGCTTTCATGCACATCCGCACAATGTCGGTCATCCCTTCGGCGCCGGCGTACAGAAACGGGGAATTCAGGATTTTGTCCTGTGCATTCACGTTTGCGCCTGCGTCGATGAGCGCCTGCGCGGCCTGTGACTGGTACTTATAAACGGCGGTCATCAGCGGCGTGCGGCCTTCGGCATCGCGCGATTCGATTTGCGCGCCGGCACGGAGCGCAAATCGAATCGCGGCGGTGTCGCCTTTGGCGGCGGCGGTTTGTAATTGCTTGTTTGCGCTGTTGTCCATTTTGCTCGTCTCTTTTTCTTGCTGCGCGCAGGCAGGCATTGTAAGGCCCAGTGCGAGCGCCAGTAAAATTGTCTTCATTATCCGAAGTTGAATATCAAAATTACCGGCAAAAGGAGGAGCGGGAGGGGGATTATTGTGGAGATTCGGGTACTTTCTGAAACTGTTGCCGGAAGGCGAGGGGAGACTGGCCGGAATACCGGCGGAAAAAACGGGAGAAATAGGACGTGTCGGAGAACCCCAGTTCATACGCGATCTCTTTCACATCCTGCGTGGTGAGCGTGAGCAGGCGGCGCGCTTCCAGCAACAGTCTCCGCCGGATCAGGTTGCCCGCTGTAATGCCGGTTTCCTTGCGGCAAACGATGTTGAGGTATTGCGGCGTTACGTGCAGTTGCGCGGCGTAGTATTCCACCGTGGCATTTTCGCGGTAATGCTTTTCCAGCAGCGAAAGGAACTGCTTCACGAGGCGCTGCACCGGTGGCTGGTTAGGCGTGGGATGTGCATCTTCGTAAAATCGTTCCAGCATCGTCAGCAACGCGAGCAGCCGGTACGTAATGATACGGACCGACAGGAAATCCGCCACTGCATATTCTTCCAGGATGCTTTCCAACTCCCGGACTACCGCGGCGAAGGGCTTCGGCGGCAAGGCCAGGTGTGGATTGGCGGAGAAAGAAAAGAATGGCCATTGCAACGTGTCGCCCGTTAGAAAATCCCTGCCGAACATCAGCTGGAAACCTTTCGTTCCGGGCGATAGTTTCCAGTCGTGCGGCTGCCCCGGCGCCAGGAAGTACACGGAGCCGGCTTTTACAGGGTAAGGGGTAAAATCGATGGTATGGGTGCCGCTGCCGCGAATCACCACCAGTAACATGTAGAAGTCGTGTTTGTGCGGCTGCGGAAGGCTCGCCCGGCCCTGCTCTTCATGGCGGAAAATACTGAATACCTCCGCTTTGAGGGGTATGCAAATATCCTGTATGCGGATAACGGGCAGGTGGTGCTTCGAAGCCATATGCGAATATAAGCGTTATCGCAACAGGGTGGCCGTGCCGGTCAGGAAGAAGTCGGCGCCGAGATAATCCACCGCGCTCACTTGCCAAACGAACGTGCCGCTGCCCTGCAACTGCCCGTTGATGCGCCCGTCCCACCCGCGATTGTTTTCCTGGCCGCTGTAAACAAGTTGCCCCCAGCGGTTATACACCCTGAAGAACCGGATCTCCCGGATCCCCGCGCCGATGGGCCGCAGCCAGTCGTTGATGCCATCGCCGTTGGGCGTGAAACCTGTGGGCACAAACACCTGCGGCAATGTATTGTACACCTTCACGGTCATGAAAGCCGAATCCGCGCAACCCGCCTGGTCCGTAACCAGCACCTTCAATCGGATGCCCGTGCCGGGCCTGTGGTACGCCGCTACCGGATCGGCGATGCCAGGGTTGGAAAGCCCCGCGCCCGGCGACCACTGGTAACCGCTGCCGCCGGAAGCGTACAGCTGCAAAGGTTGCCCCACCACCACCGACGTGTCGCGCCCGGCGAATGCCTGCACTTTCGGTAATACGGTTACCAATACCGTATCCCGCGCGGGTTTGGGGCATCCGCGCGTGTCGGTGGCCGTAAAAATGTACGCGGTGGTAGCGGCAGGCCTTATCACGGGGTCCAGTGTGCCGGGCAACAGGGGCGACCAGCTGAAGGCGCTCCCGTCTGTCGCCGCATGCAATTGCGCTTCCGTGCCGAAGCAAATCATCGTATCCGCGCCCGCCCTGGCGATGGGATAGGGTACCGTCCGCACCCAAACGCTCCCGTTCGCCGTGCAAGCGCTTACGCTGGCGGTGAGCAGGTAGCGCGTATCGCCCGGAGGCCGCACCAGCGGAGCCGGCGCGCCGGGAGACAACAGCCCAGTACCCGGCGACCAGTTATACACCAGTCCGTTCGATTGCGGCCGCAGCCGGATGGTGTCGCCGAGGCAAATCAGTGTGTCGGCGGGCATTTGCAACGTTACCTGGTTGGTAGTGCGGATCAGCACGGAATCGCGGTTCAGGCAGCCGTTTTGGTCGAGGTCGACGTAATATTTCGTTTCGCCCGTTACGTTCACCCGCGGCGTCGCCGTTTGCGCGCCGGTCATGTTCACCGCCGGCGACCAGGTGAAGATCCCGGTTCCGGTGGCTTGCAACGTGAGCGGGTCGGGCGGGCAGATGAGCGTATCGCGGAACGTCAGCCCTATAGGCGGTTTGTCGAGTATGGTGACCGTTTGCCGGAGGGTATCCTTGCAGCCCACGGAGTTGTGGGCGATGAGCGTAACGGTGAACGGGCCGGAGGAAGGGTACGTCCAGCTGGTGTTTTGCTGGTCTGCGTTGTCTGTCATCACGTTCGGCTGCCCGAAATCCCAATACCAGTAATTCACCGATCCGAAATTGGTGGTGGTTTGGTCGGTGAAGGAAACGGGTTTGCTGATGCAGCTGCCGGTGGTAGTAAATGCGGGGTTAAAACCGGGATACACGAGCGCGAGGGCTTCCGTGGAGTCCGGGCATTGCATGCCGCGGTTGGTAGTGAGCTTCACGGTATAGGTGCCCGGTTGCACGAACGTGAAATCCGCCGTGGGGTTGGTGCCGGTGTAAACGAGCTGGCCGGCGGCGTTGCGAAACTCCCAGTCCCACCGCGCAATGAGCGGGCTGTTGGAGCGGTTGGCCACGACCAGTTGCTGCGAATTGCCGCATAGCATGTATTCGGGCTGGAGTGTGGCGGTAGCGAGGGTGCAGCCGGTGATGTTGATCTGGAGGTCCTTCCGTTGTGTGGCGATCACGATGCCGTTCCTGATTTCCTGGACGCAAACGGTAACCACATAGATCCCCGTTTCCGGCGCGATGCCGGTGATGAGGCCGGTCATGGCATCGATGTTGACGCGCACGCCCAGGGGGGCATCTCCGCTGAACTGGCCGCCGTATGGCACGCTGGTATATGGCGGCGCCAGGGGTGGCTCGCTGTTATTGGCTCCGCCTCCGCCGGGGCCGCCGCCTCCGCCGCTGCTATAGCCCGCGGTCAGGTAGGCGTCGCAGAAGAAATACCGGAGCTCGTCGCCATCGGGATCGGTGGCGGCGAAGCTGTAGTCGAATGGATTTTCGGCGCACACGGTCACCAGGTCGCTGCCCGTGAATTGCGCGCTGCGGTTATCGGGAGCGGTGGCGAGTTGCGCGGTGCCGGGGATTTCGGCGGTGTAGGTAGCGCCGATGCGGCCGTAGCCCGCCATCAGGTTACTGATCAGATCTACCCGGTTCGTTACCTGCGAAGTGATGATGTACCCATCCGGCGAATCGGGGAGGGTGACGGAGAATACCCAGTAGCCGACGTAGTAGCAAACCAGCGGTGGACGGGTGATGCAGGGATCGGTGCTGGTGTGGCTGATCTGCTCCTCCCGGTTGAGAGGTATGCGCAGCATCTGGTATTCCGAATTATTGCCGCGCCTGAAAACGCCGATGTAGATGGGGTCGTAGAACTGCCGGCCGGGAGTGCCGCAGCTGCGGAATTGTTTGAGCGTTACCTGGTAAGTGGTGCCGCCGTTGCTCCTGGATAATACCGTATAATACATTTCCCCGCCGGTGATATGGTCCGCGCGCAGGCCGGTGAAAAAAGCCAGCAAAAAGATCAGGAGCGACAGTTGCTTCATGCAAAGGTATTTGGACAATCGGAATACGGAATTTCCGCACAAGCAGTTGCTTGTTTGCATGTAGTCAGGCTGATGGCGGGTGCGTCGCGAATGATGATTAGCGCGTGGCGGGATAAAGCAGGCTATGGAGCATGCTCACCAGTTCAGAGAACTTCTCCGGTTTGGTGTAAAACTGGAAAGCGCCCAGTTCCAGGGCTTGCCGGATGGTTTGCTGGTCGGACGCGGTAGAATAGATGACGACGGGGACGTTCTTCGCGCGGTGACTGCCTTTCAATTCCTGCAAAAACTGCATGCCGTTCATGACGGGCATGTTGAGGTCCAGGAAAATGATGTCGGGCAAGGAGGCTGATACATTCAGGTGATCGATGCCTTCCTGCCCGTTGGCGGCAAGCGAACACCGGATCTGGTTATCGATGAAAGCCAGGGCCGACAGGAAGATCTCCTGATCGTCCGTATCATCGTCGATCAGCAAAATGTTGGGTAGAGTTGTCGTCATACGAATAGCACAATTTCAAATGACAAATGTCGCATGAGGAAATAAATGCATGTATTTTATCGCCCGCCGCATATCCCTATCAAATTAATCATTTTAAGTTGAATTATGCGGAATTATTGAGTAAGATTGCGCGGAACAATCCTATCCGCATGAAACGGTTACTCTTTATGTTATTATGCGGCTGTCTGGCGGGTGAAGCGAACGCCCAGCGGCGGCCGAATGTCATTATTATTTATGCCGATGATGTGGGTTACGGCGACCTGAGTTGTTACGGCGCCACGCAGGTGCAAACGCCCCATCTCGACGCCCTGGCCAAAAGCGGTATCCG
Above is a genomic segment from Chitinophaga pollutisoli containing:
- a CDS encoding ankyrin repeat domain-containing protein — encoded protein: MKTILLALALGLTMPACAQQEKETSKMDNSANKQLQTAAAKGDTAAIRFALRAGAQIESRDAEGRTPLMTAVYKYQSQAAQALIDAGANVNAQDKILNSPFLYAGAEGMTDIVRMCMKAGADYTVYNRYGGSALIPACERGHVETVIALLEDKTFPIDHINRLGWTGLLEAVILGNGGENHIKIVQLLIDAGADLNIADKDGVTTLQHARQKRQTEIIRLLEKAGAK
- a CDS encoding response regulator translates to MTTTLPNILLIDDDTDDQEIFLSALAFIDNQIRCSLAANGQEGIDHLNVSASLPDIIFLDLNMPVMNGMQFLQELKGSHRAKNVPVVIYSTASDQQTIRQALELGAFQFYTKPEKFSELVSMLHSLLYPATR
- a CDS encoding copper-translocating P-type ATPase — its product is MKPGESSPHHPEHHHHPADHTHVHHAAPKTAPMHDHAADAGHGGHDHHGMIGDFKKRFYATLILTIPVLLLSPMIQHWMGVDWQFPYSDKLLFALSTIIFVYGGWPFLKGWVNEMKSRNPGMMTLIGFAISVAYIYSAATVFGLEGMDFFWELATLILIMLLGHWIEMTSVAGASRELEALVRLMPSTAHLIRNGDISEIPTDQLQKGDLILVKPGEKIAADGIITEGESAVNESMLTGESKPVEKQPAGKVIAGSINGNGALRIQVTHGSKESYLQQVIQLVNEAQQDKSRTQLLADKAARWLTLVAIVAGLATFFAWYWSGSSLAFAIERMVTVIVICCPHALGLAIPLVVAKSTALAARNGLLIRNRTAFENARKITTLVFDKTGTLTVGEFAVARYASLTPDLQDNDILRFAYALEQSSEHPIATGIVAKAKELGLPADPAGNITAITGKGITADLNGAAIAVVSPNALQHPPEKIRAGETLVYVLRNDTPVGFIALSDQVRPESAEAIRTLHAQHIKTVLLTGDNKVVAEDVARSLGMDQFFAEVLPHQKLEKIAQLQKSGEFVAMTGDGVNDAPALAKADVGIAVGSGSDVAAETADIILVNSNPKDVASLVLFGKATYRKMIQNLAWATGYNVIAMPLAAGVLSGAGILLSPAAGAVLMSISTIVVAINAGMLKIRE
- a CDS encoding ATP-binding protein; this encodes MKITAAITRLMDTGVKRVPEEKHCQLRIINSLAIAIGTSLFALGVIYFFISGAPITFFGNTAALLCFSSVMLINHFGKLQAATMWLVFLQSVWAVYFDWLLGPGVIFMIACMSMISLTYLTIENHFRQILAVVMLSLAIVMMEWHLLNGKPPYLLLSDSVIRSLRWTNIAWHVSVPLLCIYHYKKSYNALLAELRHKKDELEKSNNSRKLFLQETSHEIRNPLNAIFGIVQLMRMDIQNGRSPETMAGLVDHLYVASFNVKDIINNVLELSRIESGQTDALQLRDVKTQPFLHNIIRIYELLAQAKSVSIRLHISPRLPQTVRTDEVKLSQILNNLLTNAIKFTNNDSVIDVHGGVTGDEWFISVTDQGGGISEDKQEIIFEPFVSVKKTFVEGTGLGLYITQLFARQLGGRVEVSSVVGQSTTFTVSFPIPEGAVLPVCEEVKTKAPRFAGSTVLVVEDDRMNQIILRNFLLSQGIHVLAAENGTDGLAIAREKTPHLIILDSHMPTMNGSEMLRHLKSDPILQHIPVIIASGDAFTESAERFRREGASDYVVKPIEFTALGHVLEKHLHQP
- a CDS encoding helix-turn-helix domain-containing protein, with the translated sequence MASKHHLPVIRIQDICIPLKAEVFSIFRHEEQGRASLPQPHKHDFYMLLVVIRGSGTHTIDFTPYPVKAGSVYFLAPGQPHDWKLSPGTKGFQLMFGRDFLTGDTLQWPFFSFSANPHLALPPKPFAAVVRELESILEEYAVADFLSVRIITYRLLALLTMLERFYEDAHPTPNQPPVQRLVKQFLSLLEKHYRENATVEYYAAQLHVTPQYLNIVCRKETGITAGNLIRRRLLLEARRLLTLTTQDVKEIAYELGFSDTSYFSRFFRRYSGQSPLAFRQQFQKVPESPQ
- a CDS encoding PKD domain-containing protein; translated protein: MKQLSLLIFLLAFFTGLRADHITGGEMYYTVLSRSNGGTTYQVTLKQFRSCGTPGRQFYDPIYIGVFRRGNNSEYQMLRIPLNREEQISHTSTDPCITRPPLVCYYVGYWVFSVTLPDSPDGYIITSQVTNRVDLISNLMAGYGRIGATYTAEIPGTAQLATAPDNRSAQFTGSDLVTVCAENPFDYSFAATDPDGDELRYFFCDAYLTAGYSSGGGGGPGGGGANNSEPPLAPPYTSVPYGGQFSGDAPLGVRVNIDAMTGLITGIAPETGIYVVTVCVQEIRNGIVIATQRKDLQINITGCTLATATLQPEYMLCGNSQQLVVANRSNSPLIARWDWEFRNAAGQLVYTGTNPTADFTFVQPGTYTVKLTTNRGMQCPDSTEALALVYPGFNPAFTTTGSCISKPVSFTDQTTTNFGSVNYWYWDFGQPNVMTDNADQQNTSWTYPSSGPFTVTLIAHNSVGCKDTLRQTVTILDKPPIGLTFRDTLICPPDPLTLQATGTGIFTWSPAVNMTGAQTATPRVNVTGETKYYVDLDQNGCLNRDSVLIRTTNQVTLQMPADTLICLGDTIRLRPQSNGLVYNWSPGTGLLSPGAPAPLVRPPGDTRYLLTASVSACTANGSVWVRTVPYPIARAGADTMICFGTEAQLHAATDGSAFSWSPLLPGTLDPVIRPAATTAYIFTATDTRGCPKPARDTVLVTVLPKVQAFAGRDTSVVVGQPLQLYASGGSGYQWSPGAGLSNPGIADPVAAYHRPGTGIRLKVLVTDQAGCADSAFMTVKVYNTLPQVFVPTGFTPNGDGINDWLRPIGAGIREIRFFRVYNRWGQLVYSGQENNRGWDGRINGQLQGSGTFVWQVSAVDYLGADFFLTGTATLLR